The genomic DNA GTGTAGCAGAGTATGACCATCAGCAGTACTTTCAATGCCAGTGTCATGTAGGGCGTCCTAGCCATCGTGTCTACGAATGACGCGCGTTCTGCTGTACTTGTGTCACGTTTACTTGTGCTTTTGGTGCTTGTTTCACAGCTGCAATCAAGCATTGAATCAAATTGTTAACagcggtaaaaaaaaaaatcaacctcaAAGTCAACGAACCTATCACAGTGTACTGGCTCGAAGTTGCTAGTTCTTCGGGAGCTTAAGAAGAGAGGCCCACGTCGTCCTTCTTTTAAGCTTAATCGTTTAATGTAACTTTCTCCACTTATGTGTATGATACTTAGACAGAGAACGATCACCGTGAGCGGCCCCCACCGTGACAGCTTCATCGCGTACGGGCTACTGAGCTATTTATTCGCCGTTGCAATCACCCGCCTTGAAAATGTGAGCCCCGACGAACGACGATGTGCTGTGTGTTATCAGTTTGTCGCAGTAATGATAAGAAGTGAGTAGACACAAGATTACAATACGTATGCGTTTATTGATGTATGTATTTTCTCTTAACCATCCATGCAAGTCTCcgggttgc from Anopheles stephensi strain Indian chromosome 2, UCI_ANSTEP_V1.0, whole genome shotgun sequence includes the following:
- the LOC118507091 gene encoding uncharacterized protein LOC118507091, whose translation is MKLSRWGPLTVIVLCLSIIHISGESYIKRLSLKEGRRGPLFLSSRRTSNFEPVHCDSCETSTKSTSKRDTSTAERASFVDTMARTPYMTLALKVLLMVILCYTL